The Candidatus Poribacteria bacterium genomic sequence AGCCAAAGTTTTCAAGGTATGGCTGCCGACCAGTTCGCAGCAGAACTGAAAGCACTCATTGAACAGGATGAGATACCACCAGAACTTCAAGCGGAACTTATGAATATTTTTGAACGTTTGGCTGAGAGACTACCGAAGGGTACCCTCAGCGATTCACTAAACCAGATTCAAGGGAAGGCAGTCACGCCAGAGACGTTGCGGGATATCATTGCTGCACTTGAGGATATGGAAAAATCGGTGGACTTGGCGCAATTGGAGGCGCAGCTCGCGGCAAGTCAGAAGGATTTAGCATTGGCAACTATTGCACCTGAAACCTCAGAAGGTGGTGTTGCCAATACCGATGGTGCACCTGGACAAGACGCAGGGACAAGCGAGGTGCAAGGTACTCGTGAAAATGCCTCAAATTCGGAAGCACAGACAACCGATGTGGGTGAAATGGGGAACGAAACAGACACTGAAAATTCTACAACACCGTTGACTGGTGAGGAAGCATCTGCCTCACCAATTGACGGAGAACAATTGACACTTACGGCAGAGACCTCTGGCACCGCTGAGAGTTTTTCTGGTGTCTTTACGGGTGAGACTCGTGACAATGCGCCTGTCTATTTACCTTTCAGCGATGTGGTCCTCAACGCTGAGCGTGCGTATGCTGAAGCCATAGAAAATAACCGTATTCCTGTCCGATATCAGGCACAGATTAAAGCCTATTTGGAGGCACTTTCCAGAGACAATGAAAAATAACATCATTAAAATTGTAGTTACTGTCGGCATCGTTGCGATCGTTTATCTCGTGTTGAGGCACTATGGCATAACAGACGATATTCGGTTGGAAAACGTACCAAAAATCAAAACATGGGTGGCGAGTTTTGGAAGGATAGCACCCTTCGTCTACATCGGACTCTACCTTGTATCTACTGTCTTTTTTCTCCCTGGCACTCCGGTAACCGTATTAGCGGGGTTCGTCTTTGGACCCTTGTGGGGTGTTTTCTACGCTTCTATAGCCTCTATTATCTCCGTCTCTGTTGCTTTTCTCATTGCACGCTATGTTGCCCGCGGCATTGTTGAGAATTGGGTCAAGGACAACGCACAATTCCGAAAAATAGATGAACAGGTTGAGGAACAGGGATGGCGCATCTTGATGTTTACACGTTTGGTCCCCATATTTCCGTTTAACCTTCAAAACTATGCTTATGGACTCACCAGTATTCGGTTCACCACTTATGTCCTTGTCTCCGCGATTTTTATGTTACCGGGAACGGCGGTGTTGGTCCAATTCGGGGGCGCGTTTGTCAGTGGTGAGGGC encodes the following:
- a CDS encoding TVP38/TMEM64 family protein gives rise to the protein MKNNIIKIVVTVGIVAIVYLVLRHYGITDDIRLENVPKIKTWVASFGRIAPFVYIGLYLVSTVFFLPGTPVTVLAGFVFGPLWGVFYASIASIISVSVAFLIARYVARGIVENWVKDNAQFRKIDEQVEEQGWRILMFTRLVPIFPFNLQNYAYGLTSIRFTTYVLVSAIFMLPGTAVLVQFGGAFVSGEGNIGKTILYLGIAGVLMLLLSLIPRFLRKNQTKL